The Aedes albopictus strain Foshan chromosome 2, AalbF5, whole genome shotgun sequence region TTTGGaaacaatatgttttttttttctaatataaaacAGTTTCAAATCTTAAAGAACAGTTATTCTAACTTCTTATTGCTACTGAGAATGAAAATGAAAACtgattgaaaaatatttaagaacCCAGCAAAAATCACCAGAGATTTTAAATAATCTATTTCAAGCAAAACGCCGTGAATATGTTGATATTATCCTTATTAAATTACATCACGCATTCGAGTTTTAATTTATTATGCTTCAAATGTAAATACAACACACATCAAAATAAACATCTTATCTTTCACCATCGACTTTTGTCTCCATTCTACACTATTACCTGCACGTTGTGGTTTTTGTAATCGCTGATGATAATCTCACGATCCTTGGTCACGAACAGCCCCGACACCCAGTTGAATCTTCCAGGTTTGTCTCCTCGACATCCGAGAGCCGTTACGAAGCTCCCACTCGGATGATATATCAGAACCTTGGCGTTCCCTCCATCGCCCACCAGGATAAAGCCGCTCGGATCAACAGCAATCACCTCCGGATACTGAAACTGCCCAACCATAGACCCGACCTGTCCaaattccaggattctttcacctTGCTTGTTGAAGACCTTTACTCGCCGATTGCCACTGTCCAGAACGAAAACTTTGTCGTCGTGAATGGCCACTCCTGTGGGGGACTTAAGGTCTACATAACGAGTGGGCGTTTTAGTCTGCGTCGCTTTCATCAGTTGGTCTTTCGGTATGCGCCCGAACTGGGACAGCATTCGGCCGTTCGCCGGACTAACGCACTGAAACGGTGACAGTTGTTTAAcagaacagaaaaaaaagaaaacatccTCAAGTGAAACACAAACATAATTTTTCGCCGAAAATGGTTAAATTGATTCGCGCAGTTTGGCGTAGACTTGTTTCAGCGTAAAAGGGTTCTTTACCCGGCGTTGGTAATCATCCTACCTGAATTCTATCGTTTCCTGTATCAcaaatgaaaagcactccattcGGGCCTATAGCAATTCCTTCCGGGGCTCTGCAAATCGAAACATCACATGCAAAACCAAAGAGTTGTCAAATAAAGGTTGTAAACTCACCTCAGTAAACCTTCCTGGTCCCCCTTGTCGCAAAGTTGGCGCATAAATGTGCCATCTGCCGCAAAGACAAAAATGCAGTGTTTCCATTTGTCGGAAACGAAAATTTCCTGTTTTTCCTCATCGAAAGAAATGCCGTTCGGGTACGACATATCCTCGTGCACAATTCGCTGCACTACGTCACCGGTGGTCCTGGCAAATGCGAGATACTTTTTAACATTACtttaccctttgaagccggaatttttctaagcgttattattgatttctacgtatttctgtggttttggtgctcaacagcatagaaaTGGTAGAatgtgatgcagaatattttttctggatatcctaggttatccaaactgttcttgagtttagatcctgaagtctacgggtgtaacgataacttctttcattttacAAAGCTCTAATTTGTAATCTAGTGGAGCCCTGAAGTTcagaactccaagatagtttggctgacctagaatataCCTTTAGTGTCTCTATAtgccatttgagatttcaagtggtgcacggatcccagcagattatacaatGCTGTTAATTATggcaaaacacataaagttattcttgtagatttgaagaaatcccttatagAACAGTTTCGACGACCCTGAATGGTCCAGTAACCGCAGTAGATTATAaaatgttactcagtataacagatatggctactgttaggagtatagacctgaagtttggctgacctagaatattcctatagtgtctataaatgacattgtagatttcaagagcttcacagatcccagtagattatgcaatgctattatttatggcgaaaacacataaaattagtcTTGCAgaattgaaggacttcactacaggacagtttggaacacctataaCATCCCAGTATAAAACGCTATTTGATATTCTTGACTAAGGTTATATGAATACATATGAATGtaaacccatatccaaattcaggttttagatcaactggtatgCCAATTATTTCATTTCTCCAAACTTCATCGGTGTtcaagatgttctaggttatcagtcagcctcaaatacaaatattcccatttttcctgtGTGAGCTATAGCAAGTGCCTATTGAAAAGGATATTGTCAAGCTAACAAAACGAGACAGGCTCAGTTGGGCTGATCATGTCGCAAGGATGCGGGAAGAACGACTAGTGAAGATAATATTCAGTAGAGAACCAGCGAGAGGACGGCGACTCCGTGGTAGACCGCGTACAAGATGGCTGTATTGCAGTTGATGGGGACCTATTAGCACTCAACGTCTAGGGCGAATGGAATCGATTGGCCCAGTAACGAGTTCAGTGGAGAAGCACGCTTCATGCGGCGTAGATTCAACGGATCGAATGGTGGCTTACCAAGTATCCAAGTAAGTAATACTTCACTTGCCTGAAAAAGTTGAACCCATTAAGGTTGTAAGCATCTTACATAGGAACTCCAACCCTACCGCCAGGTATAACTGGATGGGGTAATGCCAGAGAAGATCAGGCATTCATGGACCAAATTTGTTGGCGAAACATTGTAACGCAGATGCGATCCTAAGGTACGTAGCACAAGAATCATATGGCAATTTGTTGTACAAATTGCCATTGTCACCTGTATTTCTTACCTATTCACCACATATATAAGTCTGCTTTCTGCGCCTGAAATATACAGTAACGATTGCTCTACTGTTTCTTGCTTCCATGGAGCTACACCTACTCCTGCAGGTCGATGACATTTGTTCCAAAACAGCTTAGGTTTGAACGaatgattcctaaaaaaataataaacaggTTTAGTAATAGATATGAATCGATGGTTGTATGGATCTTACTTATAGTAGGTGAAAACGGCTTCTTCGGTATCCAACATCGCCGGATCTATCGTACTAATAGTACTACATTTTGTGGGCTCTTTGTCGTTTTCCAAACCAACTGTCGCAGCATCCACGTTACCATATGTACCAACTACTtctattttacattttttctgaAACCAACATACTTCTAGGTTATTTATGGTCTTTGAAAGGCCtgactaccaaaaaaaaaaatacctggtcAAATAAAACAATCTCTTCTCCCCAGTGGGAGATCTCCTCGAAAACGATCGAAATTTCTTTATGCAAATTCAGATAAACGTGAACGAAATCACCTTGTGTGCCAATTGCATTGTCGCCGATTGTTGTCCGGAGTCGGCGTATCTTCTCCATCACCAGCTCGTGCGCACATAGCCCATCGTTTAGTATTCTTTGCGATTCGTCTTCATTTAGGGAAACATTGTATTGTGTCGATCATCCAGAGCAAACGGACAAGTGCAGTTGAAAGAAAGAAAAATAAAGTCATTTACATCCAAATGGCTGCGACCGATGCGGTTGCAGTTTCGAAGTCGTTATAGAAAGGGATGATTAATTATGCATTACCTAGAAATGAACACTCTTGTTTCTTGAGTGCTTGTACTTTTTCGTCGAAATGTGCCTTGATTTGCAAATTGAGATTGGTAAAACGTATCTGTGGAATGAAAGTAATCGTTAAAGCTTGCAGTAAATACTATAAATTTCTCGGTagaagtgaaatttttgaaattgatACGAAAACTACCTCGAAAATATCAACTTATTTAATTTTTTTGGATAATGTAACCGATCACCTACAAATATAGTTGTGTCGAAAAGCATTGCGGAAAACTTAGGCATTGTTTGCGAAATTTCGAGATTCTAACATTTTTTTGCCATCTGTTTGCACTACCCTACGATCGATGTGCTACCGTGTGATGATAgttccattcctctgcacgcaGACCTTCTAATCACTCCTTCGAGTGCAAAGttgaacattaaaaaaatatttcgtcgtTGATCGGCCTTCACGGAACTTGTCGACGAAAGACTCCTtaagaggtctcagtctgttaAACACAGGACACGCGGCAGGATTTTGTACGCCGAATTTCACAGAGTAATCCCTCttcagtctgtgccctttcttgttgATTAGACATATAAGGCCATCAAACCAGCTGGTGGACATTTTTCATGATACCTTTCCTTTTTAGAAATTGGTGGATTGGAGGCGGTGGATTATCCAAGTAACCGCGGTACTGAAGCCAtattgcatgctgatatacggtgtatttagagcaatcattactttgcattcagttcgcatcgtactcttgtgctgtgcggacgtaagctctctctgctgcaggaagttttactctaaagcaattcaacagtacttctcagtactagccacaatagcacttttcagcgctaaatttatacctactgattccttttcgatccttgcctggacccgtgccttcgattattcgttggacccgtttacggaagtcaaattccgtgaaacggtggtaatcctacttggacattgattagggaaaaaacctcctggaaggtcgcttctaattaaataatggttgcatcatcgaacaaaaggaagggtgaatccttgaattcaccgcttccttccaaaaaagtcggtttcaaaactttcgctaaacgcggcaaagttagaaggaaaggagaatttctccggaaattccttcaggaatttctccggaaattccttcaggaatttatccggaaattccttcaggaatttatccggaaattaattcaggaatttctccggaaattcctccaggaatttctccggaaattcgtcccggaatttctccggaaattcgtcccggaatttctccggaaattcctccaggaatttctccggaaattcctccaggaatttctccggaaattcctccaggaatttctccggaaattcctccaggaatttcttcggaaattcctccaggaatttctccggaaattcctccaggtttttctccggaaatgcctccgggaattcctccggaaattcctcctgaatttctccggaaattcctccggaaattcctcccggaatttctccggaaattcctcccggaatttctccggaaattcctctcggaatttctccggaaattcctcccggaatttctccggaaattcctcccggaatttctccggaaattcctcccggaatttctccggaaattcctcccggaatttctccggaaattcctcccggaatttctccggaaattcctcccggaatttctccggaaattcctcccggaatttctccggaaattcctcccggaatttctccggaaattcctcccggaatttctccggaaattcctcccggaatttctccggaaattcctcccggaatttctccggaaattcctcccggaatttctccggaaattcctcccggaatttctccggaaattcctcccggaatttctccggaaattcctcccgaaatttctccggaaattcctccaggaatttctccggaaattcctccatgtttttttccggaaattcctccaggaatttctccggaaattcctccaggaatttctctggaaattcctccaggaatttctctggaaattcctccaggaatttctctggaaattcctccaggaatttctccggaaattcctccaggaatttctccggaaattcctgcaggaatttcttcggaaattcctccaggaatttcttt contains the following coding sequences:
- the LOC109411125 gene encoding RING finger protein nhl-1-like is translated as MERQNPYNRSVRLISYENSSAEPIRNKIDSSSSSSSKHSLDAVRALESLVVCPICEKRLKAPKMLQCQHTFCLACLEATYWQQKHRDYITCSTCESKHALTSALLSDLPPNLYIDSVLQVLSSSTTGTSNGHSKPPLSSLQATSSATPNEESCPMTCNKCDTISNVMIQKCNHCNQILCAICWQTHMDQLIKQVQQLDIQLNSAVKKMDHKMNNYKIRFTNLNLQIKAHFDEKVQALKKQECSFLDESQRILNDGLCAHELVMEKIRRLRTTIGDNAIGTQGDFVHVYLNLHKEISIVFEEISHWGEEIVLFDQKKCKIEVVGTYGNVDAATVGLENDKEPTKCSTISTIDPAMLDTEEAVFTYYKNHSFKPKLFWNKCHRPAGVGVAPWKQETVEQSLLYISGAESRLIYVVNRTTGDVVQRIVHEDMSYPNGISFDEEKQEIFVSDKWKHCIFVFAADGTFMRQLCDKGDQEGLLRAPEGIAIGPNGVLFICDTGNDRIQCVSPANGRMLSQFGRIPKDQLMKATQTKTPTRYVDLKSPTGVAIHDDKVFVLDSGNRRVKVFNKQGERILEFGQVGSMVGQFQYPEVIAVDPSGFILVGDGGNAKVLIYHPSGSFVTALGCRGDKPGRFNWVSGLFVTKDREIIISDYKNHNVQVIV